In the genome of Flavobacteriaceae bacterium YJPT1-3, the window TAGCTTTATTCTCTTTGGCATCCATCAGATACAGGCTCAGGGCCCGGATGAAGATCAATTGGGAGCCTGGTATATGTACTTTTACAGCCACAGCTTTGGCGATTCTAATTGGGGCATCCAGGGCGATTTTCAATATCGGGACTGGCGCGGACTGGGAGACCGGGAGCAACTCTTGCTGCGTTCGGGCCTGACCTATACGCCTACCGATTCAGGAGTTAAATTCACTTTGGGCTATGGAAACATCACCACCGGTCGCTACGGGACTGAACTTGATGCTCCGGTATCCGAGAGTCGCATCTATCAGGAAGCCTTATTCTCCAATACCATTTTGAAGCGACTCCTTTTGACTCATCGTTTTCGCTACGAACAGCGCTGGGTAGAAGACCAGGATTTTCGCACTCGTTTCCGTTATAATTTCTTCATCAATGTGCCTTTTAAAGGCTTGTCCTTAAGCAAGGGGACACCTTACTTCGCTTTTTACAATGAGATATTCATCAACGGGGAGCGGGAGATCGGGAACGGCCGTAGCGTACAATTCTTTGATCGCAACCGGACCTATCTAGGGCTGGGGTATGCGGTTACGGACGGCATCCGATTCCAACTGGGCTGGATGGAGCAGACTACGGTCAACTGGCAAAAAGGACAGCTGCAGTTCAGCATGCATCATGCCTTTTAAAACAGTACGCCACTGATCTTTATCATTTTCTATGTAGTCTTCATTTTGGAGTTTTAGGGGCCGATAGTCGAATTCAAGAAGTCACCCCTTTCTAAAGGAAAAAAATATGGAGACACCACACAGTACCGCACATTACCTGGACGCTCACTACATTCAGCGCAGCAATTGGCTGCGCGCTGCCGTTCTGGGTGCCAATGATGGTATCCTTTCTACGGCGAGTATTGCGATTGGGGTGGCGGCGGCTTCTCAAACCCGGGAGCCTGTATTGCTGGCCGCACTGGCCGGATTGGTGGCCGGAGCCCTGTCGATGGCCGCCGGAGAATACGTATCTGTGAGTTCACAAACGGACATTGAAAAAGCGGACATCGAGCGGGAAAAAGTAGAACTTAAGGAAATGCCGGACTACGAGTTACAACTCCTGGCTACTATCTATGAAGAGCGAGGACTTTCTCCGAAAACGGCTAAACAGGTAGCCCTTGAATTGACCGAACACGATGCCTTGGGCGCTCATGTTCGAGATGAGTTGGGGATCAACGATATCAGTCAGGCCAAACCCATTCAAGCCGCGCTGGCCTCCGGTGCCTCTTTTACCATGGGCGGATTACTTCCTTTTTTAGTAGTGCTTTTGTTCCCGCTTTCAAATTTGGAATACAGCCTGTATGTCACTGCTTTGCTCTTTTTGGTTTTGCTGGGAGCGATCAGTGCTCGAGCAGGCGGTGCGAGTATTAAGAATGCAGTATGGCGTATCACCTTTTGGGGTACTGTCGCCATGGGATTGACCGCGATGGTGGGCTATCTCTTTGGGGTGAATGTCTAAAATGATCTTAGCCCCCGACTTTTAAAAATTTGTTCAGTGCCCAACTAAGGTAACTAAACTTTGATCAAGCAGAAAAACCAATATTATGGCAAAAGCAAGTGCCAGAAGTCTTTTTGGAGTAAAAGGTTTTAAGTTACGCTTTCGCGTAAGCAAATTCAGACAGCTAACGAACACCTCTTGATTGCAATATACTATAGTGATCAGCATCAGTAGATAGAGGCTGGCATTGACCACGGCACCTTTTTGGTCCAGAAAAATCAGATCGA includes:
- a CDS encoding DUF2490 domain-containing protein produces the protein MKKQVLLLSFILFGIHQIQAQGPDEDQLGAWYMYFYSHSFGDSNWGIQGDFQYRDWRGLGDREQLLLRSGLTYTPTDSGVKFTLGYGNITTGRYGTELDAPVSESRIYQEALFSNTILKRLLLTHRFRYEQRWVEDQDFRTRFRYNFFINVPFKGLSLSKGTPYFAFYNEIFINGEREIGNGRSVQFFDRNRTYLGLGYAVTDGIRFQLGWMEQTTVNWQKGQLQFSMHHAF
- a CDS encoding VIT family protein, with the translated sequence METPHSTAHYLDAHYIQRSNWLRAAVLGANDGILSTASIAIGVAAASQTREPVLLAALAGLVAGALSMAAGEYVSVSSQTDIEKADIEREKVELKEMPDYELQLLATIYEERGLSPKTAKQVALELTEHDALGAHVRDELGINDISQAKPIQAALASGASFTMGGLLPFLVVLLFPLSNLEYSLYVTALLFLVLLGAISARAGGASIKNAVWRITFWGTVAMGLTAMVGYLFGVNV